ATCCTAAGTGCAGCTGTTATCTTTTGAAGAGAAGATAAACCGAGTCTTTGGGCACcatctcttttttggataaagtaagGTTCATAAGTTTCTACCTTAGATTGAATACGGAGAAAAAGAGACCGACTCATCCAAAATCTCCTCCGAAATAAATTAGGAGGATATACTGGTGTGTCGGCAAAGTAGTCGAGATAAAGTCTTTTATGGCCTGCTAAACGATCACGTTCGATATACCGACGACGTTTACGTTGTGCTTTTGAACCCTTAAGAACTTGCCTCATAATCTCATCCTCATCTGAGTTGTCAAAAAGCAATTTTCGAAAAAGAGAGCGGCCCATAGAGACAACCTTGAAGACAACAATGTTAGGAAATTATCAATATTATTGaacaagaaaataattaattaagcaTGAAACATGCCCGTGCATGCTCAATTATTTAGGCACAAGGACTAGAATTAATTAACACTGAAGTTCAACTTGGGATTTCAGGTATCAAATAGTAAATGTAAACCATTCTTTCATTGCAATTCTTTAGGCTATCTTGGGTTTTGTAATTGTCATGAGGTagttttttataaaatcatttacttataataatatatatatatatatatatatatatatatatatatatataaaccagcAAGTGTTTGACAGTAGAGGAATACACTTGGTATCAAACCAGTATGCCTTAGTGTACAACTTAGTATCATGACTAGCAAGCAAATGTCTACAATGAGATAGCAACAAAATTAAGGGAAAAGGCAAGGTAAGGTCATCATGATCATAGTCCTTCTCCAGGCTGGATTAGATTGAGGTACTAGTACAGGTTCATCATAGAAGGACCTTTCAAGTTTTTTCCAATTCATCACATTTATCAAGAAGATACCTACACTACAGCTCTTGCTATATGTGTGATAATAACTTGCATAAGtaaaaaacgaaaaaatagaTATCTGTTTGACATTAATTCCAGGTTTCTCTATAAAGCTACAAAGTTTGCCAGTCGTATCGCATTTCGCTTTCTAAATTAATGAATTGATAGCAATGCCATTAGAATTGATAGCAAAGGCAAATGACATCAAACATAGAAAATACACAAGTGTAGAAGATATGATATCAAACATAGAAACTACATAAGTTTTTCATATAAGCAAAAATGATGTAATTGCATAAGTGGCACAACCTACTGCCAAATGATCAAGTTAGAACAATACATCATCTACATGTTCCAAACCTATGCTTCAAATAAGCCACTTccaaaataaggttgaaacaaAATATCATCTACATATGCCAAACCCCAACcctaaaataatttactacCAAAATAAGGTTACGACAAGACATCATCTCCTTGGATCAAACCCAACTATTTACTCTAAATTATGTCTTGCAAGGATTTCATccttgagattttcaaaataaagtttttctttttcattcatgCCACTTGTCTCCATGGTCATTACTCTTCCCTCCTGCCTAATAGTGTCAAGACGAAGCCTTTCCTTTTCAATATCAGCTCTTTGTGCATCCACTCGAACCCTATCCGCTTTGATGTGAAGAGCCTCTTTGTCTTTCTCATGTGATTCCTTTTCAATATCAACTCTTTCCGCTTCCACTCGAACCCTATCCGCTTTGATGCGAAGAGCCTCTTTCTCTTGTTCTTGTACATCCTGaatatattgcaattttttcGCCAAATAATCCTTAAAACCCGTATCACCATCTGTTCTCTTTCGCTTAGCCTTTTCAGCTTTTCTACCAATTGGTCTCTCTAGCACCATTGTGTCATCATTATTACTACCAACTTGATCAATTGAACTTGGAGTTTGAGGGAGCCCTGTTGATTTTTTCTTAAGCGTAGTCCACTTTGGTTGGTTCTTCAACACAGCCCAACAATGTTCAAATGCAAAAgctatttttttgttatgtgaTGATTTCATATATAGAACCTTTGCATCTTCcaactaaattaaataataataataataataattagtatctCGAAACTATTTGGAAATTAATATAGTGACACCAttacaatataatttatacATTCATTTGGTCAGTCGCACCACTTGGATTTCGGGCCTCAATTTTAGCCAACAACCCAGCAAACTTACTTGTCTCCCTACTAATTGTTCCCCCATCGACTTGTTACGGAGGAAACAGAACGTGTGGTTCCGTAAGTATTGTTCTCACAAAAGTATTGCCAAACTTTCTCCCAAAATGTGTCAGCCTTTTGATCAGTACCTTGCACAGCATCCACGCTAATGTTAAGCCATGTAGAGACAAGGAGGTTGTCCTCATCTACACTGAAGTTGCCACCACGTTTTGATGGATTAGAGGAGACAATTTCAACTTCCGATACAGACTCTTGGATGGGCATTTCAGAATCTTGAGACCCACTTAAAAATGGTGCCACAAAATCGAAATCCCTTTGTAAGATATTAGCATATCGTGATATGTCTCCGTGATAAGTATCCATCCCTTTTAAATAGGGAACTTAAAACAATTAGTTTATAGCAACATCCTAAAACAGTCAGCGGTGCCACAACTCCTAATCAAAACAATATATGTTGACAGCTCCTAATCAATGTATTTCGACTATATATActacaataattttttggtACAGAATTACTAGCCCTACACAGCCAAATATTGAGAAGAAGGTAATAGCAGCCAAATATCAACAAACTTCTAACATAACACAAATCATACACGTGCACACACACGTGCACTATAGATTCTATTTACAAGACTGGACTAAACTACACACACTTTAAACAATACAAGAGCTAATACTGCAAGTCAGTTAGCTAGGCCTGTCTTCACTCTCTATAGCTTTGCTCAGATATGATTCTGATCTAGCTTCCTTGCCATTCTGCCTTGATGTCTGATACATTTTATTAGGCTTTTGTTTTGGCAAGTTCAGTCTTACATATTAGTTACTGTTTTTAGATTCCTTAATTTTTACTAAAGCTTGGACATAGGGTGAAATTGTTCAATGTAGTTGGTGGAATACAACTCCATCTCACATAAATGTGGGTTCTATACCAAGTGTACGGAATGGTGGGGAAACTGTTTTTTAGTTAAGTTTTTAGGTGAGGAAATTGTGATGGTTTTTTGGATAATTTCCTCGAATAACATgtattgaaaaagagagaaaaagaaatacagtTTTATTGTTTTGATTGGCTGGTTGTGTTTTCTGTAACAGGTATGACCTGAAGTTGAACAATGCAATTCTCGCAGAGGAAAAGCGTGTAATTATTCGTTATGTTTTTGATGTGGTGGTTCTCAATTTGAGTTATGTTGAATCTTGGGCCATGGAAGATGAGAATTACTTGAATATTGAATTGGATATGATTTTAGTTGATTGAATATAGCTGggttaaaattttactttaccAGAGATATAATAGGAGTGATGTAAAGATTTAGTCAGTGAGATTACGACTAAATCAATTTTCAAGGGGTGATACGAGtggtaataaattaaaaaaagtagtatGTTAAAGTTGACATAGCTTAATCTCATTTTGATTTGTCTTGAGTGCAATATTCTATAGATAATTCACTAAGTTACATAAGATCATCAATGAGATATAATCATGTAAATAAGCTTATTTTAGAAGCATGTAAATAATGTTCTAATTTTATCATTACTTGGGTAGCAAAAGCATACTGCTTTGTGAGGATAGTACTTGAATGCAATTTCAAGTCTTCAACAGTTAATTAAAATGTCTGAAATGTCATAGAAAAACCTACCAACAACCAGAACTCAAACAAGGTACCAAGTGATGCATACAAATTTTAAGATCAAACAAACATCACCTTAACTCATGATTCATCATAAAGTCACAAATATCAGCAAGCACCCAAACCTACAACTCTCCAGTAAATTCAACCAGTAAAGTTCACAATACAGAGGAAGCCCCACATGAAACTACAGAATGTGAATTTTCTTCCCAAATCGCCACATGAGTAACCAACACCAGAAACATGAACCGAACAAGACAAGCAAGACAACACCCTCTAACATCCATTTCCCCCGTAACAAAATCTActtggaaaaaacaaaaaacaaaattagatagAGAGTGAAACTTACTGGTAATTGAGGTTGAACCCGAGCCTTTCTGAAGATGCTAATCCCGTGACAGAGAGCGGAAGCTGAATCCCACCTCTGCAAACATCAACAAAAATTCTTTTatcaaaaccaaaacacaaacacaagctaAACCCCCTTTTTCTtgcagagagagaaaagaaacacaaacacaagaaCTCAAATACATTGATCAAAACCCACCTAGTATATCGctttgatcttgattttgattcaGCACCAAGcttgcagagagagagaaaagaaacataaacacaaacacaagctgattttgattttgattttgattttgatcttaACCCAAACCGTGTCAATTTCACGGTCtcgattttgattttgatcttaACCCAAACCGTGTCAGCCTTGAGATCTCGGtttgaagagaagagagagtgatagagagaggggatgagagagaagagagagggtCGGTCTGAAAGGGCTTCAGCGATGGGTAAGGGTGAATTTGGAGATGGGTGAGGTTGAATCCGCAGCGATGGCAAGGGAAAGGggatgagaaagaagagagaggctTGATGTGAAAGAGCTTCGGAGATGGGTGAGGTGAATCGGCATGACAAGAGAGAGGGGATGACAAAGAACCAAGTGGTTTGGTGTGTGATGAAAGAGCTCAGCAATGGAGAGGCAGAGATCAAGTGTAGTGGACAGACAGAGATAAGAGACCACGGAGAGATAAATGACtgatattttacaataaattattaatataacgtttaccattgagctacagtgcgattctatgtttagaatcgcactgtagctccatggtatttttttttttttgcaattcttaCAAAACCCAACATTCAATGGACCTGTCTTTTAGGCCTCAATGCTatactattttataatttggCATAGAGAATGGGTTTAGCCCATTCAATGCTGGTGCTCTTACTGTTGGGTGTTGGCGTGTTGCAGAGTTGCTGACTTGCTGTAAGTGTTATATTGATTTGATATAAAGACTATAAAGTTGAGTCATGACTTATCACTTTGACTATTTGACTAATTTGTGACTTATGAGtagttttttaatcttgttgAATGTGAGTTGTGAGTGGTTGTTAGCTATGTGACTTGGTCAATACATTAACACTaaagacaataaaaatataaaacatttaaagaattgtaaacttataaattaaagaatTGTAAAAGAAtcacttaacaacaataattaatatatttattgtattagaaaaaaatatgtcagatgaacttatagtttattttttgttcttttgctAATACTATGGATAAATTTGTAATAAGGAAATCATGTAGGCCGCAAGATTTATCTTCTGCTCAAGATTTATATCTTATTCAAGATTCATCTTCTAAGCATGGTCGTGTTGATGTGAACAATCTTCCTTCGGACCCTAGGCTACGAAAAAAGATTTCATTTTATCATCCTAATGATCGAAatgaaataagaagatattatttacaaaaaaaaccaTGTCAACGTTATGAACACGATTTTCCTCAAACAAAGATTGGTGGACTTATGCGTCGATTTAATCCTAAATGGTTTAAAGAGTATGAAAGTTGGTTGGAATATAGTATTGAAAAGATTGTTGCatattgtttatattgttaccTATTTAGACAAGATGTTATTAAGCAATCTGGAGGTGATAGTTTTGTGACAAAggtattcaacagttggaataagaaagaaaagctaGACCAACATGTTGGAGGTGTTAATAGTGCCCATAACCAAGCTCTTAAGGATGGTGAAAATCTAATGAAGCAAAATCAACACATTCAAAGTGTTTTTGTTAAGCAGtcaaatcaagataaaattgaatatcggactcaattaaatgcaatagttgATTGCATAAGATTCCTTTTGCATCGAAGGTTAGCTTTTCGTGGTCATGATGAATCTGATGATTCAAGTGATAAAGGAAATTTCCTTGAGCTTTTACAATTTTTGGCAGGTCATAATGATGTTTTTAATGATGTATTGCAGAAAACTCCAAAAAACAGCAAGCTAACCCATCCTGATATTCAAAAATATATTGTGAATGCAGTTGCATATAAAACTACCAATGCCATCATCGAAGATCTTGGCAGTGagttcttttcaattttagttgATGAGTCCCGTGATATCTCAATAAAAGAACAATTGGCTGTTGTTTTGCATTATGTGGACAAAAAGGGAATTGTTACAGAGCGATTTCTTGGTATTGTACATGTAGCAGATACCTCCACCTTGTCTCTAAAAGCtgcaattgaatttttattctataaatATTCATTGAGTTTATCAAGACTACGTGGGCAAGGTTATGATGGGGCCAGTAACATGCAAGGTGAATTCAATGGCcttaaaactttaattttgaaggAGAATAAATCAGCATTTTATGTTCATTGCTTTGCTCATCAACTTTAGTTGACTCTTGTAGCTGTTGCTAACAAGCATACTGATATTGCTGAATTTTTTAGCTTGGTTAGTAAAATAGTAACTATTGTTGGAGCTTCTTGTAAAAGACGAGAATTTTTATGAAATGCACAACTTGCCAAAATTGCAGAAGCATTAAACTTGGGTGAACTTGAAAGTGGGCAAGGTTTGAACCAAGAGACAAGTCTTAAACGTGCTAGTGATACATGTTGGGGATCACATTATAGGACAATcctcaacttgattttgatgttctctTCCACAGTTGATGAACTTGAGATGATTGAAAAGGATAACCTACTCTCTGAGCAAAGAGTTGAAGCTCGATCTATTTTAAGGTTAATTCTATCTTTTGACTTTTCCTTTGCTTTacacttgatgaaaaatattttggggATCACAAATGAGTTATCAATAGcattgcaaaagaaaaatcaagatattGTAAATGCTATGACACTTGTCAAAGTGTCTAAGCAACGATTGCAGATGATGAGAGATGATGAATGAGAAGCTCTATTGACTAAAGTATCCACATTTTGTAGCAAGCATGATATTCCTATCTTGAACATGGAAGAAATATTTGTAGTTGGTGTGAGGCCACGACACAACGCCCcacaaattacaaatttacatcaCTATCGTGTTGATCTATTCTTTGAAGTCATAGATCTGCAACTTCAAGAGCTTAATAATCGTTTTTCAGAGGCGACTACTAAGTTGCTACTTTGTATGGCTTGCTTGAATGCAAGTGATTCGTTTTCGGCTTTTGATATACAAAAATTGACTCGTCTTGCAAAGTTCTATCCATCTAATTTTTCTGAGACAGATGTATTGGCACTTGATAATCAGCTTCAGACTTACATTGTTGATATGCACTCCAATGACGAGTTTTTAGAGCTTAAAGGAATTGGGGACCTTGCTAGAAAGATGGTGGAGACAAATAAGGATGTTATATATCCATTAGTATATTTGCTTGTGAAGTTAGTTTTGACCCTTCATGTTGTGACTGCAACAGTGAAAAGAAGTTTTTCAGTAATGaaatatatcaagaatgaattgCGCAATCGAATGGGGGatcagtggttgaatgattgtttgactgtgtacattgaaaaagatatagctCGTAGGATTGATAATGAATCTATCATGCAacggtttcaaaatatgaaacctcGTAGAAGACAATTGTAGAAttccattttgtttttggtggtattgatatatttaagtctcttttgttttagattttatataatttatgtttcttattgACCCCCTGGACAAAAATCCTAGAGCCGCCCCTGTCATATGCTACTGTCTTGTTGATGTTGCTGCCTTATGGATGCTACTATTATATGTTGCTTGTTGCCCTTGGTTATATATGtgctagatgaatgctaggacTTTATGCCATGAATGCAATATAATTGAGATGCCATGTTATgtgttagatgcatgttagggTAGgcttagtgtgtgtgtgtgtgtataaaataatctatttaaagaccCTTTGATGGGATTAGTATTTGGAACACAATGAATGGAGACCGACCCATGAGTTGGGTGGGGttgagtgcctaacaccttcccatccttATACCTAAACTCTAGACACGTGCTTTGGTAAGATCAGTCATTCACATAAGGGCGCTATacatatggttcctagacctaatctaggtgaTGACTCCATTTTCACCCTTAGCCCTGTCCACTCCAAGCTGAAGTGATCTTCCCACGAGAAAACCACTCGTCACGGCCGTTTGCGCCCACAatgctttatttgttttgaggTAAAATATTtacaggaaaatattttcccatTTCTAAATGTTTGTTTACGGGTAAAATGTGGtaaacttgtaaaatattttctatttaatgTAAAAtccattataaaattttttacatttgaaaatttggtaaatttttttacaaaaacacaTAGTGGTTTCCCTCACCCCATTTGGTGGCTAGGTCACTGGTTTGGTGGGCTGGGTAGATGGTGTAGGCGGTCTAGTGGCTAGAGCTGCCATTTCAATGACCAGTACCAACAGTCTAGTTGCCAAAGCTATTGCTCCTATGACTTGTGCTAGGGTCAACTGTCGCCCTGGCGACCGATTTCAGAGGTCTGGTAACCAAAGCCACCATTCCGACCATCAGTGCTTGCAATCTGGT
This genomic stretch from Castanea sativa cultivar Marrone di Chiusa Pesio chromosome 1, ASM4071231v1 harbors:
- the LOC142634498 gene encoding uncharacterized protein LOC142634498, producing the protein MDKFVIRKSCRPQDLSSAQDLYLIQDSSSKHGRVDVNNLPSDPRLRKKISFYHPNDRNEIRRYYLQKKPCQRYEHDFPQTKIGGLMRRFNPKWFKEYESWLEYSIEKIVAYCLYCYLFRQDVIKQSGGDSFVTKVFNSWNKKEKLDQHVGGVNSAHNQALKDGENLMKQNQHIQSVFVKQSNQDKIEYRTQLNAIVDCIRFLLHRRLAFRGHDESDDSSDKGNFLELLQFLAGHNDVFNDVLQKTPKNSKLTHPDIQKYIVNAVAYKTTNAIIEDLGSEFFSILVDESRDISIKEQLAVVLHYVDKKGIVTERFLGIVHVADTSTLSLKAAIEFLFYKYSLSLSRLRGQGYDGASNMQEALNLGELESGQGLNQETSLKRASDTCWGSHYRTILNLILMFSSTVDELEMIEKDNLLSEQRVEARSILRLILSFDFSFALHLMKNILGITNELSIALQKKNQDIVNAMTLVKVSKQRLQMMRDDE
- the LOC142634501 gene encoding uncharacterized protein LOC142634501; its protein translation is MEEIFVVGVRPRHNAPQITNLHHYRVDLFFEVIDLQLQELNNRFSEATTKLLLCMACLNASDSFSAFDIQKLTRLAKFYPSNFSETDVLALDNQLQTYIVDMHSNDEFLELKGIGDLARKMVETNKDVIYPLVYLLVKLVLTLHVVTATVKRSFSVMKYIKNELRNRMGDQWLNDCLTVYIEKDIARRIDNESIMQRFQNMKPRRRQL